In Dysidea avara chromosome 3, odDysAvar1.4, whole genome shotgun sequence, a single window of DNA contains:
- the LOC136251588 gene encoding uncharacterized protein, producing MGDNIDISIKSRYMRAGAHLHNQSLHYFQFLAVRDRIDFSELETVPKQLCHNNSSKIAKELLPNTNTDHTLLSDFSVIVSRILAANIPLFKFAVADVATWHKDHKHYEEMSLKSEVVPLGVLLLNENKGDEMIKIVNHMHQYVPIVEHTADVLVPSISDVVQVVKTECHPILFGGDQLTVARARGSQVAMADGCSVSKRMEGLIPVVEDWHARVVLAEVIWKYFYKEQSEGEHGTLYQFKNLINYKNVPKNPKSNFNAVDDFLEIVITAYVIQGALHLLHMSSIDSEPDSAIIASPELLWTKTDEERKEVLMEVSKLFVAEYVDFSLNPPTPTNTSDYVYDYTRHFMSIGCFYLNFKDAIKEGDGFKKNLASTLVSVNHILLYACIHVVDCHFLDLH from the exons ATGGGGGACAACATAGACATTTCTATTAAGAGTAGGTATATGCGTGCTGGTGCACATCTTCACAATCAGTCGCTCCACTATTTCCAGTTTTTAGCAGTCCGTGACAGGATCGATTTTAGTGAGTTGGAGACAGTCCCAAAACAATTGTGCCATAACAACTCATCAAAAATAGCTAAGGAGTTATTACCCAACACTAATACTGATCATACATTGCTCTCAGATTTTTCTGTGATTGTGTCACGCATTCTAGCAGCAAACATACCACTCTTTAAGTTTGCTGTAGCTGATGTTGCTACATGGCACAAGGACCACAAACATTATGAGGAGATGAGTTTGAAATCAGAAGTG GTGCCGTTGGGTGTTTTATTACTTAACGAAAACAAAGGCGATGAGATGATCAAAATTGTTAACCATATGCACCAGTATGTGCCAATTGTTGAGCACACAGCAGATGTGTTGGTGCCAAGCATCAGTGATGTAGTACAAGTTGTGAAAACTGAGTGCCACCCAATTCTCTTTGGTGGAGACCAATTGACTGTTGCTCGAGCACGTGGATCTCAAGTAGCAATGGCTGATGGTTGTTCAGTGTCCAAAAGAATGGAAGGTCTGATCCCTGTGGTCGAGGATTGGCATGCCAGAGTTGTGTTGGCTGAA GTTATATGGAAGTATTTTTATAAAGAGCAGTCTGAAGGAGAACATGGTACCCTGTATCAGTTTAAAAATCTGATTAATTACAAAAATGTCCCGAAGAATCCAAAGTCCAATTTTAATGCAGTAGATGATTTTTTAGAAATTGTGATAACTGCTTACGTAATACAAGGAGCTCTGCATTTGTTGCACATGTCCAGTATTGATAGCGAACCAGATAGTGCCATAATTGCATCCCCTGAGTTGCTATGGACTAAAACTGATGAAGAAAGAAAGGAAGTTTTGATGGAAGTTAGCaaattgtttgttgctgaatatGTTGACTTTTCACTTAACCCACCAACACCAACCAATACTAGTGATTATGTGTATGATTACACCAGGCATTTTATGAGTATTGGATGTTTTTATTTGAATTTTAAAGATGCTATTAAAGAGGGGGATG GCTTCAAAAAGAATTTGGCGTCAACACTGGTCAGTGTTAACCATATACTGCTTTATGCTTGTATCCATGTCGTGGATTGTCATTTCCTTGACTTGCATTAA
- the LOC136249859 gene encoding solute carrier organic anion transporter family member 4C1-like isoform X2, which produces MEDKKDSSANLMKTQSNGDLDRSTPGCGFGPWRPRCLQIFAKPIVFLILLNIYCIVEGTIVSGLTSVVLSTLETRYKFSSIQLGMLSSAFDITVLVTVVFISYFGGTHKAKWLGAGVFIQGIGALLFASPQFITGDYDVGKDANLTLEECRDQNDFSPECRKSDNIYVLFIFANMVIAVGAAPLFTIGTSYIDDIVHPKRAPIWLGIFYTWAVVGPALGFGIGGGFLIVYVDPWRETTLEESDPGWVGAWWIGYVICGVISLLISIPFFMFPEKYPDTDFIQEERIKQMSIQYKREISKEDLNIKFHLKELPRQVFDLLANVPFMCITISFALQALVVSGLVAFAPKYVQTQFSLSASAASLISGAVAIPSAGVGIMLGALLVFLRKPMTKTLTLYFAVLNLIAAFFLAAFFLRCSTHDIAGVTVPYPNSTLFDDQTLNATCNSHCDCKSTIFEPVCSDGITYFSPCRAGCDEYFLNGDRNVRPGLRYATANNEDGARVDVYASGFWIGAKI; this is translated from the exons ATGGAGGACAAAAAGGATAGTTCAGCGAATTTAATGAAAACGCAAAGTAATGGTGATCTCGATCGGTCTACGCCTGGCTGTGGATTCGGTCCTTGGCGACCTCGTTGTTTGCAGATCTTCGCGAAGCCAATCGTCTTCTTGATCCTACTGAATATCTACTGCATAGTGGAGGGAACTATTGTGTCTG GATTGACATCTGTTGTGCTTTCAACACTGGAGACAAGATACAAATTTTCCAGTATCCAACTTGGAATGTTATCAAGTGCTTTTGACATTACTGTATTAGTTACTGTAGTCTTCATCAGTTATTTTGGTGGGACCCACAAGGCCAAGTGGTTGGGAGCTGGTGTATTCATACAGGGAATTGGAGCACTATTGTTTGCATCTCCACAGTTTATTACTGGTGATTATGATGTTGGGAAAGATGCCAATCTGACACTTGAGGAATGCAGAGATCAGAATGACTTCTCCCCAGAGTGTAGGAAGTCAGACAATATCTATGTTCTATTTATTTTTGCAAATATGGTGATTGCTGTTGGAGCTGCTCCACTCTTCACAATAGGAACATCTTATATTGATGATATTGTTCATCCTAAACGTGCTCCTATTTGGCTTGGTATATTTTATACTTGGGCAGTGGTAGGGCCAGCACTGGGGTTTGGAATTGGAGGTGGTTTTCTTATAGTTTATGTTGACCCTTGGAGAGAGACCACCCTTGAAGAATCCGATCCAGGTTGGGTGGGTGCTTGGTGGATAGGTTATGTTATTTGTGGAGTAATCTCATTATTGATAAGTATTCCTTTTTTTATGTTTCCTGAGAAGTATCCAGACACTGATTTTATACAAGAAGAACGAATTAAGCAAATGTCGATTCAGTATAAAAGAGAAATAAGCAAAGAAGACCTGAACATTAAATTTCACCTTAAAGAACTTCCACGCCAGGTGTTTGATTTATTGGCGAATGTGCCTTTTATGTGCATTACGATATCATTTGCTCTTCAAGCATTAGTAGTGTCAGGACTTGTTGCATTTGCCCCCAAATATGTTCAGACACAGTTTAGTCTCTCTGCTTCTGCTGCTAGTTTAATAAGTGGAGCAGTAGCTATACCATCTGCTGGAGTAGGAATCATGTTGG GTGCTCTTCTGGTGTTCTTAAGAAAACCGATGACTAAAACATTGACTTTATATTTTGCGGTGCTCAATTTGATAGCAGCCTTTTTCCTAGCTGCATTCTTCTTGAGATGTTCAACACATGACATAGCTGGTGTAACAGTCCCTTATCCCAACAG TACACTATTTGATGATCAGACTCTTAATGCTACTTGCAACAGTCATTGTGACTGTAAATCAACTATATTTGAACCAGTGTGTTCTGATGGGATCACCTATTTCTCTCCCTGCCGAGCTGGCTGCGATGAGTACTTTTTGAATGGTGATAGAAAT GTGAGACCTGGCCTTCGATAtgcaacagctaataatgagGATGGAGCTCGTGTAGACGTTTATGCTTCAGGATTCTGGATAG